Genomic segment of Panicum virgatum strain AP13 chromosome 2K, P.virgatum_v5, whole genome shotgun sequence:
CTACAAGATCAGTCATAGCGACAATTTCACTTCTCCAGTTTTTTGGCTCTTTACAAGGACAACTTTTTGAGCATGTTGTTTCCACCTGAAAGGAATTTTGGAgcaaaatgtatcattaatgATAGGTGTTCAACGGCCATCTAAACAACATACTCCTACACAGAAAGAATTTGGTGAGTGTTTACCGTGCGCTCTTGATCTTCCATGAATATCCTAAGCCTTTGTATAACCGGTCGAATTCGAAGCAGATGAAATACCACAGGTCCAAAAGCATGCCCCCTTGCATAAATATTCAGgtccaaaaaagaaaagtttgCATATGGAAGCTGTGCTATCACTTGCGCGAAGGTCTTCATACAGATCTCCTTGCACATGAAAACGAATTAATTAACATCATATCAATTAACACATGCAGAacaatttattcatgaatgataGCCAAGTAGAGCAGGTCGCAGATGGACACACATCTACGTGCAAGTCGATGTCGACGCACGGTAGCTGCCCCGGTACCCGGAGCTGACGGACAGTAAGCAGATGCCATAGCGGAGCAAAAGCAGCATCAATGGGGTCGTATAGGATGCACCATTCCATTTGTTCCACCATTGGCGCAGAGAACGATACCCTGAACCCCTCGTACGCGTGTACCTGCAGCCTCACCTTCTTAAGCTCCGGCGCCTCAATGTCAATATAATGGAAGTAGAGTCCTTCCAGATCGAGCTCCTCGAGCAACGGCAAGTGAATAATCGCGTCAGCCCCCCTGATGCAACTATCCAAGACCAGGACGCTCAGGCGCGGGCATAGGGGGAGCAGAGCCTCTAGGTCAATCAGACAGTTGGCGACGGAGAGGCTCGTCAGTGCGGCGAACTCGCCGGCTGGGGGCGGCGCCAAGGACATATCCCACATGTTAATCATGTTAGGCCCTATTTAAATCTTTACCCGTAAACTccgtaaatacaaaaaaaatatcatatcGAATGTTGgaatatatgcatggagtactaaatgaagtctatttacaaaactttttgcataaatgggctgtaaatcgcgagacgaatctaatgagcctacttaatctatgatttgcaacagctatgctacagtaaccatccgttaattatggattaatcataaattaattagcattattagattcgtctcgcgatttacaacccaaagttttataaataaactccatttagtacttcaaattagcaaaatttcaacacaaaatttttacacgtaaagaactaaacacggcaATCGCAAAGGAGGCGGTGTGGTCCGCAGGGCAGGTTGATAGTGCCAGCATTCCCCTTGTTCCCACCAGCGACAACGATGGTGAGCGCCTTGGGCGCCATCCGCGCGGCGGCACGGAGCAGCGAGGAGACGCGTTCGGGGGCCACCGGTGCTTCCACGCGCACGTCGAGGAGGTCCAGCGCGGGGCCGGCGAGCCGTGCGAGCGCGGCCTCGACCGAGTCCGTGCCGATGTCGCGGAAGATCAGCATCGGAAGCCTGGTCCAGAGGCCGCGCCACAGGCGAGAGAGGAGGCTGGTGCAGGCAGCCTGGCGGGCGCTGCCGAGACAGGCGAGTATCCCGAGGCGCAGCTCCTCGGGGAGGTCGCTGAGCCGGTCCGCATCATCATCGGCGCCaccggcgtcgccgtcgtctgTGCGCCGGCGGCTTCCTTCCGGCGGCATGGCGTGGGAAGAATTCCCTAACCCCAGATCATCAGGACAATTAATTAGAGATCAGTTCACCGAGGAGTAATAACGGACGCAAATGAATGGCCTACCAGTACCAGCTACTGCTAGCATGTCTCTCCTGCCGGCGTTGCCTCCCCGACTCCCCCAGTCGCGCCGCCGCAGTTGTGGTCGGCTGGTCGCCCGCCGTCAAGGATCCTGCAGGTCGCAGACCGGCGCCGCCTCTCCGATCCTGCGGTGTAGGGTTAGGGTGCCTAAACCCCGAGCATTATCAACCGGGCGAGACCCCGAAATGGGCTGGACTGTTGAAACATCGATGAGCGGGAGAAAATTGCTATTATGGGTTGGGCTAGGCTGGAGTCACTTACAGTAGTTTTTGCGCAAAATAAGTGGACGAGCGAAGGAATATGGTTTTTCTTTGCCGTTGCTAGTAATCTGGACCATCGGTTTAGGGAAACAAAATTAAGACCCTGGCTAGCGGAGGCTCAGCAGGAGGGAGCCGTGGCTTGCGATGCATCCATTCATGCATGGAAGAAGGCGGAGCAAATGCATGCATGCCTGATGTGAGAAAGTACAGGGGTATAAACCGCTATAATTTCAGATATGAAGCCGCATGGTGTAGAGCACCAGATTATGTGGAAAAGGTGGAAAAATGCTGGAAAGAAGGTTTACCTAGGCCAAGAAGTTTGCAAACCACCTGGGCCAAACTGAACAAGATGGCTAGACAACTAGCTAAATGGAATCGAGAATCTTTTGGATTTCCCCGTAAAGAGATAAATAAACTTGAAAAACAGTTGGCGAGGCTAAGAGCTAATATCACCACAAGGATTTATTCTCAAGAGGAGAGAGATATTGAAAGAAGGCTCTGTGAgttgtttgagagagagaggaaattATGGCTCGGCAACGCTCTAGAGTTGACTGGTTAAAGGCGGGAGATCGAAATACTTCTTTTTTTTCAGGCAAGAGCTACAGGTAGGAGGAGGACTAATAGGATAAAATATCTTCTAAGACAGGATGAGAGCAAATGTGAGGAGCAAGATGAGATAAGAGTGATGGTTCAGGATTTTTATACTGATTTATTTACATCAGAGCCACGTACCCATGTGAATCAAAATTTGGAGGCTGTTCCTTCTCAAATTGATCAAGCCACAAATGAAGCATTGTGCATGCCTTATTCAAATGAAGAAATAGAAGATGCACTCTTTCAGATGGGACCGACAAAAGCTCCAGGACCCGATGGTTTCCCGGCCTTGTTTTATCAAAAGCATTGGGCTATCTTACAGGATGATATATGCCAAGCTGTGAGAAATTTTCTAGATGGAGATGATATACCAGCAGGTTTTTGTGATACAACAATTGTTCTTATCCCAAAAGTGGCAAAACCAGAACTTCTAACAAACTTTCGACCTATTAGTCTATGCAATGTGCTGTACAAAATTGCATCCAAAGTCTTGGCCAATAGGCTAAAGAGGCTACtgccaaaaataattacagaagaACAGAGTGCTTTTGTTCCAGGGAGGCTGATCACAGATAATGTGCTTATAGCCTATGAATGCATGCATTCCATTAGAAGACAACGTGCTAAAGTTCCCTTTTTTGCCCTCAAGATCGACATGATGAAAGCATATGACCGGGTTGAGTGGAACTATCTGCAAGGAGTTCTTCAAAAAATGGGCTTTGCACAGTGTTGGATTAATAGTGTTATGCGTTGTGTCTCTTCAGTCCGGTACTCAGTTAGAGTGAATGGAGAACTTTCTGAATCCTTTACCCCAACTAGAGGACTGAGGCAGGGGGATCCTATCAGCCCTTATTTATTTCTGTTATGTGCTGAAGGCCTCTCTTGCTTATTGAAGAAGGAGGAACATGCTGCTCGTCTAAAGGGGGTGAGAAATGGTCGCACTGGCCCAGCTATATCACACCTTTTATTTGCGGATGATAGCATTTTTTTTACACGTGCTGATGATACATGTGTTAATGCTTTAAAATCAGTTTTGCAGATTTACAGTCAGGGGTCGGGCCAAAAGATTAATCTACAGAAATCATCATTATTCTTTGGCTCTCATTGTCCTACCGAGATCAAACAGAAGGTAATGGACTCCTTAAATGTGCACAATGAATCTATCCACTCCTCTTACCTTGGCATGCCAACATATGTGggtcaatcaaaaatgaatGCTTTTAATTTTATTACAGAAAAGGTGTGGAAACGTGTCCAAGGTTGGAGTGATAGGCCTTTATCTAGAGCCGGGAAGGAAGTTATGATCAAATCTGTAGCTCAAGCCATTCCCACTTATATTATGAGTTGCTTTCAGCTCCCTGATGGTATACGTGAAAGAATGAGAGCTACAGTGTCAAATTattggtggggtttcgagggaGGAAAAAAGAAGATGCATTGGCGTTCCTGGGCCTGGATGTCAACTCCAAAATTTTTAGGAGTAATGAGTTTTAGAGATATGAAGATTTTTAATCAAGCAATGCTAGGGCGCCAATGTTGGCGATTAATAACAAAGCCTGATTCTTTGTGTGCAAAGGTGCTCAAAGGAAGGTACTATCAAAAAGCTCATTTCTTGACTCTGGCCCTACAAAATCATGCTCTTTTACATGGCGAAGCTTGATGCACGGGAAAAGCCTGTTGGAACGTGGTATCCTTTGGCGAGTTGGCAACGGAGAAGATATTAGAATTACAAAAGATAAGTGGGTTCCTGATGCTCCCTGTCATCCTATCCAGCCTGTTGTCCAAATGCCTGATGATCTCAAGGTGTGCTCTCTAATTGATGAATCTTCAAGACAATAGAACGAGGAGCTAGTGCGCATATGTTTCAGGCCTGCTGATGCTGAAAGCATTCTAAATATTCCTCTCAGCCAAAACAGGGTCTGTGATCATGTTGCATGGCCATTTACAAAGACAGGTATTTACACGGTGAAATCAGCATATAATATGGCTAAATGTGAGGCCGTACATCTAAATGCTAGTGCCAAGGGAAAAGGGGAATCATCAAATCAAGTATGCACAGCAAAAAGTGGAAGAGTTTGTGGAATATCAATGCTCCTCCCAAGATGAAAATCATGCTGTGGCGATTTGCACATGACTGCCTCCCAACTGGACAACAACTAAGAATTAGACAGATCCCGGCTTATGATCTTTGTTGTTATTGTGGCATAGATGAATCCACACAACATGCTTTTATCTTGTGTCAATATGTGGCTGAAATATGGAGAGAACTAAAGAGAAAAGGCGGCTTCAAGTTAATGGTCAAAATGTTTGTTTCACCTAAGCAATGGATTTTTGAAATGTTGGCTGCTTGCACAGATAGGGAGGCTACTATCCTTGTCATAGCCTTTTGGCATATCTGGGAGGCTAGGAATGCTGTGCGAAATGGAGAAAGTAAAATGCACCCCCACTGTATAGCTGAGAAGATTTTAGCATATGTTGACATGGTGCTTGTGCATTGGTGTACTCCAGCCCATCCTAGAAAGTCTGATGTCTTTAATCGGAAGAGATGGGAACCACCGCCCCAAGGGTGGATTATGGTCAATGTTGATGCAGCAATTTTCCACAAAGATAATCGCATGGGCTTGGGTATTGTCATTAGAGATGAGAGAGGTGTTTTTCTGGCTGCTTGCAAGCAGGGAATTGACAAAATTACAGACCCAGAATTGGCGGAGACCATTGCTTTTAGGAGAGCAGTTAACTTTGCTTCCCAGCTCCCTCATGACCATATTATAATTGCTTCTGACTGTGAGTCGTTGATTAAGAAGCTCCAGTCGAGAGTCACGGACCGCTCCAATATTGGAATTATCATCGAAGACATAAAAAAAGTGGTCTGTACTTCTACTGTGGCTTTTTCCTTTATTCATGTAAACAGATGTTGTAATAAGCCAGCACATGTTCTTGCTAGATCGGCAGATCGTTTTTCAGAATCTGTATGGCTTCATGTACCACCAGAGTTTCTCTGGTCTACTCTATGTAATGATATGACAGCTTAATGAAATGCTGCCTGtttacttttcaaaaaaaaatgcatgcatGCCGTGCGGCTGTGCGGTGCGGATACGGCAGCTGAGGCCGCGTTTAGTTTGCAAAAAGTTGGGgaaaagttactgtagcacgttttgttgttatttgacaaataatgtccaatcatgaactaattaggcttaaaagattcattttgtactaatcagttagactgtgtaattagttattttttcaactatatttaatatttcatgcatgtgtcgaaaaattcgatgtgacgggtactgtagaaaaaattttgggaactaaacggggcttGAGCGGAGAGGTCTCATCAAGGGTCACGTCGGCCAGGTTACAGCTGACTGCATTGACCGTGGCACCGAGGACCGCAGCACGGCAGCTGGACCTGCAGGCTGGGCTCGTTGACTATTGGCTGGGCTCTgttcgctgggctggagctgTAGTTAAAattggtggctggagtggtgtgagagaaaaatattattaattgatTGGTGACTGAAAACTGATGCTAAAATAATGTAAGAGAAAAATAATGTTGGGATAGAGGTCGCTGGAACTGCCCACAGAGTGATCCGGGCACCAGCGCGTCCTTCTCTTGCACGCCACGCGCGCgacgccttcttcctcctccctccagaGGCCACAGTCCCACTCCCCCCAACCCTATCCAAATGCTTCCATTCGTCTCTGCACTGCACGCACCCTCCCCCCACCTCCGACGATAGATTCAGGCGCCTGACGGAACTCAACTTCAATGGCCGGCGCCTAGATACAGCCCACACCAAGCAAAGCAAGCGTCCCTGCACCTTGCTCCTGCCGTGCATCCATCCACGTGCTTCTAGTCTTCTACTAGCTTCTTCATCGACGGTTAGTTTCTATTATTTCTGCTCGCTCGTTTAATATCCCACACCATACGTGCGAAATTCTAGTCAAATTGCGGTAACACTCAAACCAGTGGTGGCTTCGGCTCTTGGATCAATGCAGTGCTAAGATGGCTCGGGCGAATCGGAACCAGAGGTCCTGCGCGCGTTGCCACCGGGACCTCCCGGGCTGCTcctgcggccgcggcgggcgcgggcacgcCCGTCGATCCGCCCggctcggccgcggccgcgacccCGGCGGCGCCGACCGCATCAGCGCCCTGCCCGACGACCTGCTGCTCCAGATCCTCAACCCGCCCAGATCGCCTCGCTGCTCAACGCCGCCGCGACGCTGCAGCCGGAGAACCTCGCCGTCACCGTCGCCGCCAAAGTTGTTGGGCCCGTCCCCGGCTTGGTGATGCTGCCCCGCCTCGACGGCACCAGGTCCATCACGCTGGATGTGCATGGCGTCAGTCTGATCACGCCCCAGTTAGGGGACATGCCCGACCTCGAGAGCCTGTCGCTTCGTCGCTACGACGTCCTCCTAGCTAGCCTGCTCCACCGCTGCTCCGCCCTGCGTAGCCTTTCCATCTCCAATCTGCACCTTGACTACATCACGATCAGCCTGCCCTTGCTCGAGGAGCTTTTTGTGTCGGCCAGGGCGCGGCTCCGGTGAGTTGTCATCAAAGCCCCTAGGCTTAAGAAGCTGACGTTTCGGGCCATAGAGGGTGTCCTGGATGATTTCTCCCTGTGCTACATGGCACCAGAGGTGGAGCATCTCTCATGGCAATGCGCTAGCGGAGCATCACATGTTCACTTTGGTGATATTTGGAACCTGATGTCCGTGACCATGAAGACATCGGAGCCTCAAGGGCAGCTGCCGCACAGCCCTCCCTCCAACGCCTTGTCGCTCAACATATGTGAATGGCTGCTGGTGAGTCTCCTCTCCGGCTTAATTTCTCTGTTGTGATGACTTAAGTTTACATCATGTTGGTACCTCACGCTGCCAAATTGCTGTGCAGTTTGATCAGGAAGAAGGTGCAGCCCTGAGCTTTGACTTTGAGCAGTACATATCATCCCGCTGTCCTATTGCCAACATTTCTACTTTAGAGCTGTgcatcacctccagcggacATGTCTGCGGAGCACTGGTCCTGCACCTGCTGGAGGTTTATACCTTGATAAAGAGGCTTAAGGTGGACCTGTGTAAGTTTCAGGTAATTTGTCTGTCTTTCTGCCTGATGTACATTTTGAACTTTCGTCGGTCATGCTGGAGATGGGGTCTTTAGTATGAAGCATCAATGACTAATCACACATTCACACTTCAATTTTCCTTTAGGCGGGAAGAGAATGCAGTGCGAACTGCCCCTGTATTCAGTTGAATAACTGGAGAAATCAGACTGTCTCCTTGACTCATCTGAATGTGTCGTGGCTCaaggaggagggccacagccgggtgtcgtagtgcacccgcctaatcccagagggttgTTATTCGGGGAAGTGCAAGCGATTCGACAGATCTACTtatgaagcaagaacacaagaacacacggggatttagagtggttcgagccgctggagcgtaataccctacgtccactgagagttctattgctcttgtgtccgtggatgagtctatcctctgcctctaaGTCCCTTTTGAGACctgagtccttctctagcgggcgtcccccttttatagcgcaaggaggacgcgtacacaggtgttggaccccgacaggtgggcacAATAAGGATGTATAGTTTACCATGAGAAAGACATTAACAGTGCTTTGTGAATCAACttccggatacgcttcatcgccctgtagactctctgaccgaggggggtcttcacctgtcccatcggtgaggcgcctgttgaggcggtgtaggttgcggcgtagactgttgggtctaccgcgtaggcgttattatactccgtcgccgagctgtcgtgtctaatTGGCGTTGCAGACTGAtgcgcgtggcgtgggcggcgccagaggCTGCattgtgcgccttggtaacgcgcggtcaatagtacagcctggcaaaagtcacctcgggctctgttgtggcagagcgcactcacgtctcccgcattgaatgcggtaggtgggcgaatCTTCCCGGGGAAGCTTCGCGGCCGCGCacgtgcctgcgcctgcggacacgtggcggctccggaccccccaggcggggtgtctgttccctccacgctgaggggtccggatagtatttgggggtccggggccccggctgttttggctgagcgctCCGTTCTCCGGGACACATGGTGATACCgaacccgtccccgagcggaaAGCGGGTCCGGgtccgttggtccggtgagatggagtcggaccccaggggtccggctgttcagctctttagggcgtagttacggataactacgcgagtcttgacacaacaagagggggtaccctagtccagaggtaccgacagaaTGAAATGGAAATTAAAGGCGTTAGAGGGGAGGATCATGAAATTGATATATTGAAAGTGATATTAAGAAGTGCAGCGAGGCTTGAAAGATTGACCATCACATTCAAGACGAAGTCTAAACAACACATTCGCCGCTTTTCCAGTAGAATGCAAAGCATCTTGAAGGCACATCTGTCAGTGAAGTGCGGAATTTATCGCTGTTCTGGTGAGCAGGTGTTGTTTGCATGA
This window contains:
- the LOC120687945 gene encoding uncharacterized protein LOC120687945; translated protein: MAPEVEHLSWQCASGASHVHFGDIWNLMSVTMKTSEPQGQLPHSPPSNALSLNICEWLLFDQEEGAALSFDFEQYISSRCPIANISTLELCITSSGHVCGALVLHLLEVYTLIKRLKVDLCKFQAGRECSANCPCIQLNNWRNQTVSLTHLNVSWLKEEGHSRVS